The proteins below are encoded in one region of Armatimonadota bacterium:
- a CDS encoding metallophosphoesterase codes for MRIFATADLHGRPDRVEAVRRAAAELQPDVVILAGDITHAGKGTEALALLDELPGVVIAIPGNMDTFEVDGTIGRSRARNPNHGVIEHDGVRFCGLRNEPCDVLVVHEPPYGVLDRTRTGQHIGSRSVRDFVLRLRPRLVVCGHVHESPGIKPLGETTVVNCTMGDDKTLGALVTWGHEPRVDLLPR; via the coding sequence ATGCGCATCTTCGCCACAGCCGACCTGCACGGTCGCCCCGATCGCGTCGAGGCCGTGCGCCGCGCGGCGGCGGAGTTGCAGCCCGATGTGGTGATCCTCGCCGGAGACATCACCCACGCCGGCAAGGGGACCGAAGCGCTCGCACTGCTCGACGAGCTGCCCGGTGTGGTGATCGCGATTCCGGGCAACATGGACACCTTCGAGGTCGACGGCACGATCGGGCGAAGCAGGGCGCGCAACCCCAACCACGGGGTGATCGAGCACGATGGCGTGCGCTTCTGCGGACTCCGCAACGAGCCGTGCGACGTGCTCGTCGTCCACGAACCGCCCTACGGCGTGCTCGACCGGACCCGCACCGGTCAGCACATCGGCTCTCGGTCGGTCCGCGACTTCGTCCTGCGGCTGAGGCCACGTCTGGTGGTGTGCGGCCACGTCCACGAGTCGCCGGGCATCAAGCCGCTGGGGGAAACGACCGTCGTCAACTGCACGATGGGCGACGACAAGACCCTGGGCGCGCTGGTCACCTGGGGCCACGAGCCGCGCGTCGATCTGCTGCCGAGGTAG
- a CDS encoding TRAP transporter fused permease subunit, with protein sequence MAEHIRRSGVPQPETTEEVERLLIEADPEFGYRRLVGPFAAAVGVVAVAMSVFHVYTAGWGTLLALKQRAVHVAFAFTLVFLLYPLRRRYAAQRFFGPVDVAFAAAGVFAVGYLLYHHDRLMLSAGQLTRNDLLVGALGILLVLEGGRRVMGVLPFIAAALLVYPFIGEYIPGAFAVRRFPLDRVIEHMWYTTEGVFSIPIGVSATFVFMFVLLGAFLERTGLGQMFVEVAMGIAGWMHGGPAKVSVFSSALLGTVSGSSVANVVADGVFNIPLMKRLGYHPRFAAAAEAATSVGGQIMPPVMGAAAFIMAEFVGVPYLTIIQAAIVPALLYFVSLFFMIHFEARRLDLRGLRRDELPNVWRTIARKWYLAVPLAVMVGYLLQGFSPMRASFLAIVLAAYVHLVTCLLEATDQESRSRGLVGVFGAAVLVVGTVALWYLYTRGVGSVLPPGHVAVALALVGFVAFMAYPVHHRYVTDIWQTLEYGARNALGVAMACAVVGIIIGIVTLTGIGNAFVALTVTLGQQNLFLTLVFVMIACTIVGSGIPTTATYIILAALAVPAVEQLLPATGPEIFPGVTVTKIAAHMFIFYYGVIADLTPPDALAAYAAAGIARTPPFPVSLEATRHALAAIVVPFTFIYSPQILLMSGTLHEQLQAVATAILGIVILAAGVSGYFFWHAHIVERILLVGAAVILIFHHPLADLAGIAVAVLVAVAQILRRREVQTSRAPASPPSPPRGESSLTGAGRRWVWSEDRGWVERD encoded by the coding sequence GTGGCCGAGCACATCCGACGCTCCGGGGTCCCGCAACCCGAGACGACGGAGGAGGTGGAGAGGCTCCTCATCGAGGCCGACCCGGAGTTCGGGTACAGGCGCCTGGTGGGCCCGTTTGCAGCGGCGGTGGGGGTCGTCGCTGTGGCGATGTCGGTCTTCCACGTCTACACGGCGGGCTGGGGCACGCTGCTGGCGCTCAAACAGCGGGCGGTGCACGTCGCGTTCGCCTTCACCCTCGTGTTCCTGCTGTATCCGCTTCGTCGCAGGTATGCAGCCCAGCGGTTCTTCGGCCCGGTCGACGTGGCATTCGCCGCGGCCGGTGTGTTTGCGGTCGGCTACCTGCTGTACCACCACGACCGTCTGATGCTGTCTGCGGGCCAGCTCACCCGCAACGACCTGCTCGTCGGGGCCCTCGGCATCCTTCTGGTGCTGGAAGGAGGGCGGCGAGTCATGGGGGTGCTCCCGTTCATCGCTGCGGCGCTGCTCGTCTACCCCTTCATCGGGGAGTACATCCCCGGGGCGTTCGCCGTCCGTCGGTTCCCGCTGGACCGTGTGATCGAACACATGTGGTACACGACCGAGGGCGTGTTCAGCATTCCGATCGGAGTGTCGGCGACGTTCGTGTTCATGTTCGTCCTGCTGGGAGCCTTCCTGGAGCGCACGGGGCTGGGCCAGATGTTCGTCGAGGTGGCCATGGGGATCGCGGGCTGGATGCACGGGGGGCCGGCCAAGGTGTCGGTGTTCAGCAGCGCGCTGCTGGGCACGGTGTCGGGGTCCTCGGTGGCCAACGTCGTGGCCGACGGGGTCTTCAACATCCCTCTGATGAAGCGGTTGGGCTACCACCCTCGGTTCGCCGCGGCCGCGGAGGCGGCGACGTCGGTGGGCGGGCAGATCATGCCCCCCGTGATGGGTGCGGCGGCGTTCATCATGGCCGAGTTCGTCGGGGTGCCGTACCTGACGATCATCCAGGCCGCAATCGTCCCTGCCCTGCTGTACTTCGTATCGCTGTTCTTCATGATCCATTTCGAGGCCCGCCGGCTCGACCTGCGTGGGCTGCGGCGGGACGAACTCCCCAACGTCTGGCGGACGATCGCCCGCAAGTGGTATCTGGCGGTCCCGCTGGCCGTGATGGTCGGCTACCTGCTGCAGGGGTTCTCGCCCATGCGGGCGTCGTTTTTGGCCATCGTGCTGGCGGCCTACGTGCACCTCGTCACGTGCCTGCTGGAAGCGACCGACCAGGAATCGCGATCGCGGGGTCTGGTGGGCGTCTTTGGGGCGGCGGTGCTCGTCGTCGGCACCGTGGCGCTGTGGTACCTGTACACCCGGGGCGTCGGGTCGGTCCTGCCGCCAGGCCACGTCGCGGTGGCCCTCGCGCTGGTGGGGTTCGTCGCGTTCATGGCCTACCCGGTACATCACCGCTACGTGACCGACATCTGGCAGACGCTGGAGTACGGTGCACGCAACGCCCTCGGCGTGGCGATGGCCTGCGCGGTCGTCGGCATCATCATCGGCATCGTCACCCTCACTGGTATCGGCAACGCTTTCGTGGCGCTGACCGTGACGCTCGGCCAGCAGAACCTGTTCTTGACGCTGGTGTTCGTGATGATCGCTTGTACGATCGTCGGCTCGGGCATCCCGACGACCGCCACGTACATCATCCTTGCGGCGCTGGCCGTGCCGGCGGTCGAGCAGTTGTTGCCGGCGACCGGACCCGAGATCTTCCCGGGTGTGACGGTCACGAAGATCGCGGCGCACATGTTCATCTTCTATTACGGTGTGATCGCCGATCTCACGCCGCCGGATGCGCTCGCCGCCTACGCAGCGGCCGGCATCGCGCGCACGCCACCCTTCCCCGTCAGCCTGGAGGCGACGCGGCACGCGCTGGCGGCGATCGTCGTGCCGTTCACCTTCATCTACTCCCCCCAGATCCTCCTGATGTCGGGGACGCTCCATGAGCAGCTGCAGGCTGTGGCGACGGCGATCCTCGGGATCGTGATCCTGGCCGCGGGGGTGAGCGGCTACTTCTTCTGGCACGCGCACATCGTCGAGCGCATCCTCCTGGTGGGGGCCGCGGTCATTCTGATCTTCCACCACCCGTTGGCCGACTTGGCGGGCATCGCGGTGGCCGTCCTCGTCGCGGTCGCTCAGATCCTCAGGCGCCGCGAGGTGCAGACGTCGCGGGCACCCGCATCGCCGCCGTCACCGCCGCGAGGCGAGTCGTCGCTCACCGGTGCGGGGCGGCGCTGGGTGTGGTCGGAAGACCGGGGCTGGGTCGAGAGGGACTAG
- the rocF gene encoding arginase, which yields MARIGILGVPLDLGSDRRGTDMGPSAIRYARLRSVLRSIGHEVVDYGNVSFPVVERLAESASRVRYADAIVAVCEEVDREVAALLGRGAVPVILGGDHSLSLGTMAAVARHRPEVGLLWLDAHGDFNTPETSPTGNVHGMVLAALVGRGDPALGSVGGFGPKVDAARTALVGVRDLDPPERTALREAGVAVFTMRDVDERGVAEVMREALRIVTRGFSAPLHLSVDLDVVDPMHAPGVATPAVGGLSYREAHLAMEIVAESGALASLEAVEVNPVMDTENRTARLATELIASALGKRIL from the coding sequence ATGGCACGGATCGGGATTCTCGGCGTGCCGCTCGACCTGGGGTCGGATCGGCGCGGAACGGACATGGGTCCCAGCGCGATCCGCTACGCACGCCTCCGCAGCGTCCTGCGATCCATCGGCCACGAGGTCGTCGATTACGGCAACGTCAGTTTCCCGGTCGTCGAGAGGCTGGCGGAGAGCGCGTCGCGCGTCCGCTACGCAGACGCGATCGTGGCGGTGTGCGAGGAGGTTGACCGCGAGGTTGCGGCGCTGCTCGGGCGGGGCGCGGTCCCGGTGATCCTGGGCGGCGACCACAGCCTGAGCCTGGGCACGATGGCGGCCGTCGCGCGCCACCGTCCGGAGGTCGGACTGTTGTGGCTGGACGCGCACGGCGACTTCAACACGCCCGAGACGTCGCCGACGGGCAATGTCCACGGCATGGTCCTCGCAGCGCTGGTGGGCAGGGGTGACCCCGCGTTGGGATCGGTGGGCGGTTTTGGGCCCAAGGTCGACGCCGCGCGCACCGCCCTGGTGGGTGTTCGCGACCTCGATCCGCCCGAGCGAACGGCGCTGCGGGAAGCCGGCGTGGCGGTGTTCACCATGCGGGACGTGGACGAGCGCGGCGTGGCCGAGGTGATGCGGGAGGCGCTGCGCATCGTCACCCGTGGCTTTTCGGCGCCGCTGCACCTCAGCGTGGATCTCGACGTCGTGGATCCGATGCACGCGCCCGGGGTCGCCACACCCGCGGTGGGCGGGCTCTCGTACCGGGAGGCGCACCTGGCGATGGAGATCGTCGCGGAGTCCGGAGCGCTGGCCTCCCTGGAGGCGGTCGAGGTCAACCCCGTGATGGACACAGAGAACCGAACGGCCCGGCTGGCGACGGAACTGATCGCATCCGCCCTGGGCAAGCGGATCCTGTAG
- a CDS encoding nucleoside triphosphate pyrophosphatase, with product MAPIVLASVSPQRREILARLGVPFVVVSPRYEEHDPPGLDPVSLVREHARGKARSVIAQAEGRPVLGVDTTVVLDGRIYGKASDAREASDMLVALAGKTHEVVSGLCLLTDTWEEVHHDVTRVTFRALSPREIAGYVATGEWRDRAGAYAIQGRGAALVRRIEGDYHNVVGLPAAVLVDLLARRFPGTYGLG from the coding sequence GTGGCGCCCATCGTCCTCGCGTCCGTCTCGCCGCAGCGGAGGGAGATCCTCGCGCGGTTGGGCGTGCCGTTCGTGGTGGTGTCTCCACGCTACGAAGAGCACGACCCGCCGGGGCTGGATCCCGTCTCGCTCGTACGGGAGCACGCGCGCGGCAAGGCCCGTTCGGTGATCGCCCAGGCGGAGGGGCGGCCGGTCCTGGGTGTGGACACGACCGTGGTCCTCGACGGGCGGATCTACGGCAAGGCCAGCGACGCCAGGGAAGCATCCGACATGCTGGTGGCGCTGGCGGGCAAGACGCACGAGGTCGTCTCGGGCCTGTGCCTGCTGACCGACACCTGGGAGGAGGTCCACCACGACGTGACGCGCGTGACCTTCCGGGCACTGTCTCCGCGCGAGATCGCGGGGTACGTCGCCACTGGCGAGTGGCGCGATCGTGCCGGGGCCTATGCGATCCAGGGCCGCGGTGCCGCTCTGGTCCGGCGCATAGAGGGGGACTACCACAACGTGGTCGGGCTGCCGGCCGCCGTGCTGGTCGACCTGCTGGCCCGCCGGTTCCCCGGCACCTACGGCTTGGGATAA
- a CDS encoding isoprenylcysteine carboxylmethyltransferase family protein has translation MEPPWWRNTRGEWWVIGQGIVILLIALAPPAWRWPGEGSAARIAVGAALMAGGLGLAVLAAGQLGVGLTPLPRPRPQARLIRTGVYAHSRHPIYGGLIVAAFGWAVVRNSGLHLLLAAVLTVYFYLKSEREEQFLVQRFPEYTEYRSQTKRFLPWLF, from the coding sequence GTGGAACCACCCTGGTGGCGCAACACACGGGGCGAGTGGTGGGTCATCGGTCAGGGGATCGTCATCCTGCTGATCGCACTGGCCCCACCTGCTTGGCGCTGGCCGGGCGAAGGGTCGGCGGCTAGGATCGCCGTCGGCGCGGCCCTGATGGCCGGGGGCCTGGGGTTGGCCGTGCTCGCGGCTGGTCAGCTGGGAGTCGGTCTGACGCCGCTGCCGCGCCCGAGGCCCCAGGCGCGGCTGATCCGCACCGGTGTGTACGCACACTCCCGCCACCCGATCTACGGCGGCCTGATCGTCGCGGCGTTCGGGTGGGCCGTGGTGCGCAACAGCGGGTTGCACCTGCTGCTCGCCGCCGTACTCACGGTCTACTTCTACCTGAAGTCGGAGCGAGAGGAGCAGTTCCTGGTGCAACGCTTTCCGGAGTACACGGAGTACCGGTCGCAGACGAAACGCTTCCTGCCGTGGCTGTTCTGA
- a CDS encoding FAD-dependent oxidoreductase, with translation MPTADAVVIGAGVIGASVAYHLAARGLRTVVVERAPGPGMGSTACATGGFRAQFTTEVNVRLSLLSRAKLLAFREETGVDPGYRPCGYLFIATSPDQMELLRAAVDVQRRAGLREVAEVCPEEIARIHPAVKLDRVTGGTFCPTDGFTKPTEILRGYLEAARRLGVEFVYGADARCVVTDGRIAGVRTDRTTIATACVVNAAGPWAGKVARQAGVAIPVHPVRRQVAVTHPFGGLPEHMPMTIFVEDGFHLRVRDGRVLLLWPADLPSDDPFDTTFDERWLDGVMVRARTRLLCLAEAEIDLERCWAGLYEMSPDRHVILGQAPGLAGLYLVNGSSGHGVMHAPALGQLVAEVVTDGEATSLDIRPLRATRFAEGDLNPESGVL, from the coding sequence ATGCCTACCGCAGACGCCGTCGTGATCGGCGCCGGCGTGATCGGCGCCAGCGTCGCCTATCACCTGGCTGCCCGGGGCTTGCGCACGGTCGTCGTCGAGCGCGCGCCGGGACCGGGTATGGGCAGCACGGCGTGCGCCACCGGGGGTTTCCGTGCGCAGTTCACGACGGAGGTGAACGTCCGGCTGTCGCTGCTCTCGCGCGCCAAACTGCTGGCGTTTCGTGAAGAGACCGGCGTCGATCCCGGCTACCGCCCGTGTGGATACCTGTTCATCGCGACGTCGCCGGACCAGATGGAGCTGCTCAGGGCCGCCGTCGACGTGCAGCGGCGCGCAGGGCTGCGCGAGGTTGCGGAGGTCTGCCCCGAGGAGATCGCCCGAATCCATCCGGCCGTGAAGTTGGATCGGGTTACGGGCGGGACGTTCTGTCCCACCGACGGCTTCACAAAGCCGACCGAGATCTTGCGGGGCTACCTCGAAGCCGCCCGGCGACTCGGTGTGGAGTTTGTGTACGGGGCGGACGCCCGGTGCGTGGTCACCGACGGGCGCATCGCGGGCGTCCGGACGGACAGGACGACGATCGCCACCGCGTGCGTCGTCAACGCTGCCGGTCCGTGGGCGGGTAAGGTCGCCCGGCAGGCGGGCGTGGCAATTCCGGTCCACCCGGTGCGCCGCCAGGTGGCGGTCACGCACCCCTTCGGGGGGCTCCCGGAACACATGCCGATGACGATCTTCGTCGAGGACGGCTTCCACCTCCGCGTGCGCGACGGCCGCGTGCTCCTGCTGTGGCCTGCGGATCTGCCGTCGGACGACCCGTTCGACACGACCTTCGACGAGCGGTGGCTGGACGGCGTGATGGTACGCGCCCGCACGCGCCTGCTTTGCCTGGCCGAAGCCGAGATCGACCTGGAACGGTGCTGGGCCGGTCTGTACGAGATGTCCCCGGACCGCCACGTCATCCTGGGGCAGGCACCGGGCCTGGCGGGTCTGTACCTGGTGAACGGGTCGTCGGGGCATGGGGTGATGCACGCGCCCGCGCTCGGCCAGCTCGTCGCCGAGGTGGTCACCGACGGCGAGGCAACATCCCTGGACATCCGACCGCTGCGGGCGACGCGGTTCGCCGAGGGCGATCTCAACCCGGAAAGCGGTGTCCTGTGA